GACATCCGACCAGAAGATCTCGTTGTCTCGCTGTGTGCAGCGACCGAACGCCACGAGATCGTCCCTGGGCGCGGGGGTGAAGTTCTCGACTTGAAGAGAGGGAGTCGACGCCTTGAATCGACCGGGTCCGGACTCGGCCCAGGCAGCCATGGCGCCGGCCGTGTCCAGGAGCGCGAGTACGGCACCTTCGTGCACACCGCCCGACAGGTCTGCATTGTCTTCGCGATAGGGCATCACCAGGCGCGACGTGCCGCCGGTCATGTGCTCGACGGCGATTCCGCGGTTGCCGATGAACGGCACCTGGCCGATGAACGGTCCCATGGAACCCGGTTCGGCCAGGCCGTGGTCGCCTTTCGAAACGGGTGTTTCTATAGCGGTCGCACCCTTGCGCCCGCGCACCGTGGTCATGATGTTTGAGTTGTGGTCCGAAGAGTGTGCCTTTCGAGTCCGCAG
The sequence above is a segment of the bacterium genome. Coding sequences within it:
- a CDS encoding PaaI family thioesterase, encoding MTTVRGRKGATAIETPVSKGDHGLAEPGSMGPFIGQVPFIGNRGIAVEHMTGGTSRLVMPYREDNADLSGGVHEGAVLALLDTAGAMAAWAESGPGRFKASTPSLQVENFTPAPRDDLVAFGRCTQRDNEIFWSDVEVASATDGHITARGTVLYRILT